From the genome of Argentina anserina chromosome 4, drPotAnse1.1, whole genome shotgun sequence, one region includes:
- the LOC126791770 gene encoding phylloplanin-like, whose product MAPSKKTMLFVCLLVATSAMVVPASAQFGLGDLLNFLRIGSIQGILFCSGNGTATVGSNGTIISPPFSNATVQLRCGSGNGTVISTGITSSTGQISIPLNILSFSLSQILSGCRLVVATPLAQCNVTMPSVGTLTSNLIRNGTITIGGINIPILSPIGFTLT is encoded by the exons ATGGCGCCCTCCAAGAAAACAATGTTGTTTGTGTGCCTATTGGTTGCTACATCAGCAATGGTAGTTCCAGCTTCAGCCCAATTTGGACTAGGAGATCTCCTCAATTTTCTTCGTATAGGCTCCATCCAAGGCATCTTGTTTTGCTCTGGCAATGGAACTGCCACTGTTGGTTCCAATGGCACCATTATTAGCCcgccattctcaa ATGCTACGGTCCAACTGCGTTGCGGATCAGGCAATGGTACTGTGATTTCGACTGGGATTACCAGCTCCACTGGACAGATTTCAATTCCGTTGAACATTCTCTCATTTTCACTCAGTCAAATATTATCCGGATGTCGTCTTGTGGTTGCCACCCCACTTGCACAGTGCAACGTCACTATGCCTTCAGTCGGAACCCTCACATCGAACTTGATCCGAAATGGAACTATCACCATCGGCGGTATCAATATCCCCATTCTCAGTCCAATCGGATTTACCTTAACATAG
- the LOC126791769 gene encoding phylloplanin-like, with protein sequence MAPSKKTMLFVCLLVATSAMVVPASAQFGLGDLLNFLRIGSIQGILFCSGNGTATVGSNGTIISPPFSNATVQLRCGSGNGTVISTGITSSTGQISIPLNILSFSLSQILSGCRLVVATPLAQCNVTLPSVGTLTSNLIRNGTITIGGINIPILSPIGFTLT encoded by the exons ATGGCGCCCTCCAAGAAAACAATGTTGTTTGTGTGCCTATTGGTTGCTACATCGGCAATGGTAGTTCCAGCTTCAGCCCAATTTGGACTAGGAGATCTCCTCAATTTTCTTCGTATAGGCTCCATCCAAGGCATCTTGTTTTGCTCTGGCAATGGAACCGCCACTGTTGGTTCCAATGGCACCATTATTAGCCcgccattctcaa ATGCTACGGTCCAACTGCGTTGCGGATCAGGCAATGGTACTGTGATTTCGACTGGGATTACCAGCTCCACTGGACAGATTTCAATTCCGTTGAACATTCTCTCATTTTCACTCAGTCAAATATTATCCGGATGTCGTCTTGTGGTTGCCACCCCACTTGCACAGTGCAACGTCACTCTGCCTTCAGTCGGAACCCTCACATCGAACTTGATCCGAAATGGAACTATCACCATCGGCGGTATCAATATCCCCATTCTCAGTCCAATCGGATTTACCTTAACATAG
- the LOC126792280 gene encoding phylloplanin-like yields the protein MAPSKKTMLFVCLLVATSAMVVPASAQFGLGDLLNFLRIGSIQGILFCSGNGTATVSSNGTIISPPFSNATVQLRCGSGNGTVISTGITSSTGQISIPLNILSFSLSQILSGCRLVVATPLAQCNVTLPSVGTLTSNLIRNGTITIGGINIPILSPIGFTLT from the exons ATGGCGCCCTCCAAGAAAACAATGTTGTTTGTGTGCCTATTGGTTGCTACATCGGCAATGGTAGTTCCAGCTTCAGCCCAATTTGGACTAGGAGATCTCCTCAATTTTCTTCGTATAGGCTCCATCCAAGGCATCTTGTTTTGCTCTGGCAATGGAACTGCCACTGTTAGTTCCAATGGCACCATTATTAGCCcgccattctcaa ATGCTACGGTCCAACTGCGTTGCGGATCAGGCAATGGTACTGTGATTTCGACTGGGATTACCAGCTCCACTGGACAGATTTCAATTCCGTTGAACATTCTCTCATTTTCACTCAGTCAAATATTATCCGGATGTCGTCTTGTGGTTGCCACCCCACTTGCACAGTGCAACGTCACTCTGCCTTCAGTCGGAACCCTCACATCGAACTTGATCCGAAATGGAACTATCACTATCGGCGGTATCAATATCCCCATTCTCAGTCCAATCGGATTTACCTTAACATAG